The Arachis duranensis cultivar V14167 chromosome 9, aradu.V14167.gnm2.J7QH, whole genome shotgun sequence genomic sequence agaatgtattattttatttttattaatttttaacataaattatatattattttattcttttcacACAAAAACCTCTTCATCATAGAATTATCTAACATTTTATACTTTTCAAGTGTCCCATTTGCTTCTTTTTAGCTGTGTAAGCAATGACATGAAGGATTAAAACAATTATTAGCTGTTGGTTGGATTCAAATTTTGTAACAAAGAATGTGAACTCTTCAAAATGTGTAGAACTACTTGCGCAAATAAAGCAAGCATTGGCGAGCTAATTGTTCAATGTGCATGCTTATTAATGCACAAAATGAGTTAAAATTAAACCCCACTTCTATAATAGTGtattttttttgagttatttttattgagaaTTGAGAATATCTTCctctttatttcttctcttgttGTTAAAATTAAACCCCACTTCTATAATAGTCTTTTCTTCTTATGTTGATGTTGAAAATGCAATTCTCGCAGTGGATAGAGCAAGCTTCTGAACCCAACAAGGAAGCAGTTATTAAAGCATTGCTAGGTGCAAAAGAAGCTATGCTTGGGATTAGATATCATATGCGCCTAATGGGTGAGGCTGCAGGTGTTCCTGTAAGTTCCTTTCATTGATTTGGCACTTATTATTAGGCTTCTTCTGTTTGAATGatgttaattataaattatatctgCTGGTAGAATATCACTACTCTTTCCTTGCAATTCATGCAGATTGAACCAGAATCACAAACAAAACTTTTAGATGCTACACTGAACTTGGAAGGAGTGTTGTTGGCTGGAGTTCCAGGAGCAGGAGGATTTGATGCTGTCTTTGCTGTTACTTTGGGAGATTCAAGCAGCAATGTGACAAAAACATGGAGCTCACTCAATGTACTTGCCCTTCTGGTTAAAGAAGATCCTTGTGGCGTTTCTTTAGAAAGTGCTGACCCTAGAACAAATGAAATCACTTCAGCTGTATCTTCAATTCATATTGAAtaatttattgtaaatattgtttatttttaatacgatgaatttgtttattttttgaaatattgtaAATATTCGaatataaattagataaaaatttgtattaaatttatatttattttgtatgaaaacaagtttattttgtaattagaaaaagtaaaaaaattctattttaccttacagacggatttacagacggattttctgtctgtaattatgattttccaaagtttaaattacagaggaaaaatctgtcgaaaaatccgtctgtaattacagacggaaaatccgtctgaaaattcgtctgtaattacagacggaaaatccgtctgaaaatctgcctataattacagacggaaaatccgtctgaaaatccgtctgtaattataggcggaaaatccgtctgaaaatccgtctgtaattacagacgaaaaatccgtctgtaagtTTGTCGCCTTCAGGAAATGGAGGGAGAATTTACAGAgggaaaatccgtcggtaactggtaaaaatccgtcggtaattttccgacggaaaaaaaatccgtcggtaaataatttccgacgaggcttttacagaggaacaaaatccgtcggtaatttcgtcggtaaccaaaaatccgtctgtaatatataccaaatctgtctgtaaatctgtctgtattaaaccattttctagttgtgtattaatgtcctttttaataatcctatgaccaagaacaatttagattaaactataaaagaattatttctcaatattatgatcactatcacaatgataaatctctaaatttaatcaagaaccttattatattaacattttaatatcataacaataacaaattatttgacacatgattgattggattgtggtcatactcTTTATTCCCAACACAACCTGTATTTTTGCaggtttaaaattataaaaataattaaaaaattaaatcgcAACCTGCATTTTgtaagtaaaaaattaaaaaaattctacttTACACAAATTGTTACCCGCATTTTACTCTAACATCGTATCAGTGTAATTACTTCATGCACATCTATTAAATAACgggattaaaattaaaatactaatttaaaCTCAAATGGATCCTCTTATTTTCACACTTGAGTTTATGTACTCTGTCCTCTCTCTCGTACCCACCCAACTGTCACTGTATACTTCACTACTCTCATTGAGTCATTATAGGTATCGTGTAATAATTATAAGATtaaacaaatacaaataaataaataaataactcttTTTCTCCTCTGAAAATGAAGCAGCTTTGGAGGTTATAAATAGGGGGAGGTGAGGAAGCAGGATAATCACCAAAACCAATACTCTCATCTTTGAATATCCATCCTTCTTTGCCATCTCTATAAATCTCTTTTGAGTTCTCTCTCATGGCTACTAAGCATTCCCTAATGACCATCCTACACAAAAACGTGCAGACTCAGAGCCCATTAACCATgtctgatgagcagatattggAGCAAATATACTCAACCCATGTCCACTCTGACACCAAATTTGATGTTCAGTCTCTCTTCACTCTCGTCGACAACACCCTTAAGCGTTCCACCTCCATTGTTGACAATGTTGTCCAGGTACCACTCTTTACTCTCCCTCTCATCATTCTTTACTCGATCTCCTTCAGATACACTTTCTTCTAACTCTTCATTTTATTTACAGGGCTCCAAAACAAGCACCGTGGAGCTCCACGCAGAGGATAAGAACGCCGAACCTAATTTCAACTCACCACTTTGTACCCTCAAACAAATTTCGCACGAGGTTATCACTCTCATATTCTCACAagaataaataaactaaaacatATAAGAAAAGTAGCAAAAAATAATGTTCATTATCAAAGAGAGGTAAACATCATGTCATAACCACTACTACTCCACTAGTAGGATATATGAAGACTCAACTATATGACTATATGTTATTTTAACATAGtataagtatattttttttgaacaaatttttatgtttttccgttaaaatttattttttacttaattttatactaataaaaaatataagagacACGCATCAGATATGAGAGACAGACATCATGAAAAAGGTTTAATTTAGAGATACTCTTTGCGTCCTAAagattttctaaaatatttggaCAAATCAAATgcatatttcaaagaaaaaaaattattagaaaattttCACCGAgttaagagaaataaataagttttcaatTAGTACATTTTTaagatgaaaaatattataaattttaaattttaaatattaaatttaaaattttaatgatacaaaaataaaatattgttgCTACATTAATTAATTGTCATTGATTagtgttatttaaattttatttttaaaaatacaaaattaattattattaattgtaatTATTTAAAGTTGGTTGGATAAAAATTGTTTAAACATATTTTTCCTGCTAAAACTATCGGGCCCCGAACTCTGTGGAAAAcgagcaatgctaggggcagcaacttttgtgattgttagccattaatgatgatttgatggtgtgagattggtgtgaaatTTTATCTAATGGCTGGTTACAtactggccaaaattcaataaaactgctggcccctagacttttccataAAAAACAAATTGAGGTCATCAGcaaaaaagtgaagaaaaaaaaaagataaaaaagaaacatttaTCGATTTGGGTATATTTCAATGTGATAGAGTTTCTAACAGTAAGGTGATTTATTGTGGCAGATGTCTTGCAAACCTCCGGGTGAGGAAATTGCTCACAAGACCACAGTTGCCATTCTCAACAAGCTCTCAAACTATGAGTGGGACGCAAAAGCGGTTCTCACACTTGCCTCTTTCGCTCTCGAGTACGGTGAGTTTTGGCTGCTGGCTTAGCAGCAGCCAACAGATCTTTTGGCCAAGTCAGTGGCTGTGCTTAAAAGAGTACCGCTACTGGCAAGGCCGGCCGCGGTGCAGAAGCACCGTGAGGCCATCATCGA encodes the following:
- the LOC107466299 gene encoding phosphomevalonate kinase, peroxisomal-like, coding for MQFSQWIEQASEPNKEAVIKALLGAKEAMLGIRYHMRLMGEAAGVPIEPESQTKLLDATLNLEGVLLAGVPGAGGFDAVFAVTLGDSSSNVTKTWSSLNVLALLVKEDPCGVSLESADPRTNEITSAVSSIHIE